From Flavobacterium sp. 102, a single genomic window includes:
- a CDS encoding DegT/DnrJ/EryC1/StrS aminotransferase family protein: MIQSKIWLSSPHMGGNEQKFVKEAFDTNWVAPLGPNVNGFEQDLENFLNDDVHVAALSSGTAAIHLGLILLGVQAGDEVICQSFTFSASANPILYLAATPVFIDSEKETWNLCPIALEKAIVDRIAKGKKPKAIIGVHLYGMPFKIDEVRAVAQQYGIPILEDSAEALGSSYKGKRCGTFGDISVLSFNGNKIITTSGGGALVTHTAKQKDKAVFLSTQARDNAPHYQHSEVGYNYRMSNISAGIGRGQMEVLENHVNLRRKMHDFYQAYFADKNGVTVFSEPNADYYSNHWLTSITINPIITGKSREDLRLFLEEHNIESRPLWKPMHLQPIFAQYPYYGTNVSETLFDEGLCLPSGSNLSDADRLRLEKTLDDFFNNLLTKC; this comes from the coding sequence ATGATACAATCAAAAATTTGGCTTTCTTCTCCGCACATGGGAGGTAATGAACAAAAATTTGTCAAAGAGGCCTTTGATACCAATTGGGTTGCTCCTTTAGGTCCAAATGTTAACGGATTTGAGCAGGATTTAGAAAATTTTTTAAATGATGATGTTCATGTTGCCGCTTTGAGTTCGGGAACTGCGGCGATACATTTGGGTTTAATTTTACTAGGTGTTCAGGCAGGTGATGAGGTTATTTGTCAAAGCTTTACTTTTTCGGCTTCTGCAAATCCTATTCTTTACTTAGCGGCTACTCCTGTTTTTATAGATAGCGAAAAAGAGACTTGGAATTTATGTCCCATTGCTTTAGAAAAAGCTATTGTTGACCGAATCGCCAAAGGGAAAAAGCCAAAAGCTATTATTGGGGTCCATCTTTATGGAATGCCTTTTAAAATTGATGAAGTTAGAGCGGTAGCACAACAATATGGAATTCCTATTTTGGAAGACAGTGCCGAAGCTTTAGGAAGCAGTTATAAAGGTAAAAGATGTGGTACGTTTGGGGATATATCTGTATTGTCTTTTAATGGCAATAAAATCATAACGACTTCTGGTGGCGGTGCTTTGGTGACTCATACTGCTAAGCAAAAAGATAAAGCCGTTTTTCTTTCGACTCAAGCCCGGGACAATGCGCCTCACTATCAGCATAGCGAAGTAGGTTATAATTATCGTATGAGTAATATATCTGCCGGTATTGGAAGAGGGCAAATGGAAGTATTGGAAAATCATGTCAATTTAAGACGTAAGATGCATGATTTTTATCAAGCGTATTTTGCTGATAAAAACGGAGTAACTGTTTTTAGTGAACCCAATGCTGATTATTATTCAAACCATTGGTTAACCAGTATTACAATTAATCCTATAATTACCGGTAAAAGCAGAGAGGATTTAAGGTTGTTTTTAGAGGAACACAATATAGAGTCAAGACCATTGTGGAAACCCATGCATTTACAGCCGATTTTTGCCCAATACCCTTATTATGGGACAAATGTTTCGGAGACTTTATTTGATGAAGGACTGTGTTTGCCTTCAGGATCAAATTTGTCCGATGCCGATAGGTTGCGATTAGAAAAAACACTTGATGATTTTTTTAATAATTTACTAACTAAATGTTAA
- a CDS encoding nucleoside-diphosphate sugar epimerase/dehydratase, translating to MNKTIFKELERSIFNKKFQNIGYLPRWIIFAIDVFIVSVACIITTVIINTLSVVYKSSLDVISLNLIIVLVNAVFFMVYRTYSGIIRHSTFIDGIKLLVATTSSYFILLFVNIGYYFLTNKKLFLSTGLFITFVISFLLLFLFRILVKNIFEKYLQSDDKRKLIKAVIYGADANAISVANALKTEKPSRFNLVAFIDKYKQTKTSKSILDLPIVNQSRDIHVILRSVGAEALIIAEKSLTKEETVAIVEECLEYNFKVFTVPLITDWEDQKQISNQLKNFDIEDLLHRKPIVLDSKTISSQINGKTVLITGGAGSIGSEIVRQVIHFSPYKIIILDQAESPLHNLQLEVSEISNKVRIRTVLADVKNFEEMEYVFLTYKPDYVYHAAAYKHVPLMEENPAQAIFTNVIGTKNLADLSSKYKVEKFVLISTDKAVNPSSVMGASKRIAEKYVQSLNFHLLESQKNNVTKFITTRFGNVLGSNGSIVPLFTKQIQEGGPLTITHPEIIRYFMTIPEACQLVLEAGAMGNGGEIYIFDMGEPVKIIDLAKKMIRLAGFVPDNEIKIKIIGLRPGEKLYEELLNDASKTLPTHNEKIMIGQDNLDNFEDVNLLISTLIQTAKKSSSAEIVGLMKKIVPEFKSMNSVFETLDN from the coding sequence ATGAATAAAACTATTTTTAAAGAATTGGAGCGTAGCATATTTAACAAAAAATTTCAGAATATAGGTTACTTACCTCGCTGGATTATTTTTGCTATTGATGTTTTTATCGTTTCTGTAGCTTGTATTATTACTACAGTTATTATCAACACCCTTTCGGTAGTTTATAAGAGTTCTTTGGATGTCATTTCGCTCAATCTTATCATTGTTTTGGTCAATGCGGTTTTCTTTATGGTTTACAGAACCTATTCGGGTATCATAAGGCATTCCACATTTATAGATGGTATTAAATTATTGGTAGCAACTACTTCTTCTTATTTTATATTGCTTTTCGTCAATATCGGTTACTATTTTCTGACCAACAAAAAATTGTTTTTATCAACAGGTCTGTTTATCACTTTTGTGATTTCATTTTTGTTGTTGTTTCTATTCAGGATATTGGTAAAAAACATTTTTGAAAAGTATTTGCAAAGTGATGATAAAAGAAAGTTGATTAAAGCAGTCATCTATGGTGCCGATGCCAATGCCATTTCTGTTGCCAATGCGCTTAAAACAGAAAAGCCTTCTCGGTTTAATTTGGTTGCTTTTATAGATAAATACAAGCAAACTAAAACGTCTAAGAGTATATTAGACTTGCCGATAGTCAATCAGTCTAGAGATATCCATGTTATTTTGCGAAGTGTAGGTGCTGAGGCCTTAATTATTGCCGAGAAGAGTCTTACCAAAGAGGAAACCGTTGCTATAGTTGAGGAATGTTTGGAATACAATTTTAAGGTATTTACGGTGCCTTTAATTACAGACTGGGAAGATCAAAAGCAGATTTCCAATCAACTTAAAAACTTTGATATTGAAGACTTATTACATCGAAAACCAATAGTTTTAGACAGTAAAACCATTTCTTCTCAAATCAATGGAAAAACGGTTTTAATAACCGGAGGCGCCGGATCTATTGGCAGCGAGATAGTTAGGCAAGTCATTCATTTTTCACCCTATAAAATCATTATCCTAGATCAGGCAGAATCTCCACTTCATAATTTGCAACTAGAAGTTTCTGAAATTTCTAATAAAGTAAGAATACGAACTGTATTGGCCGATGTTAAAAATTTTGAAGAAATGGAATATGTCTTCCTAACCTATAAACCCGATTATGTATACCATGCTGCGGCCTACAAGCATGTTCCTTTGATGGAGGAAAATCCGGCACAAGCTATTTTTACCAATGTGATAGGAACTAAAAATCTTGCCGATTTGTCGAGTAAATATAAGGTTGAAAAATTTGTGCTTATTTCTACAGATAAAGCGGTAAATCCAAGTAGTGTAATGGGTGCCAGCAAGCGTATTGCTGAGAAATATGTTCAGTCGTTGAACTTTCATTTGTTGGAAAGCCAGAAAAACAATGTCACTAAATTTATTACAACCCGATTTGGTAATGTCTTAGGTTCTAATGGTTCTATAGTTCCATTATTCACCAAACAAATTCAGGAAGGCGGGCCATTGACCATAACACACCCAGAAATTATTAGGTACTTTATGACCATTCCAGAAGCTTGTCAGCTTGTATTAGAAGCAGGTGCTATGGGGAATGGTGGTGAAATTTATATTTTTGATATGGGTGAGCCGGTAAAGATTATTGATTTGGCTAAAAAAATGATCAGATTGGCTGGTTTTGTGCCTGATAATGAGATTAAAATCAAGATTATAGGCTTAAGGCCAGGCGAAAAATTATATGAAGAACTACTCAATGATGCTTCAAAAACATTGCCTACACACAACGAAAAAATCATGATAGGACAAGATAATTTAGATAATTTTGAAGATGTTAATTTGCTTATTTCTACCTTAATCCAAACTGCAAAAAAATCTTCAAGTGCTGAAATTGTTGGGTTGATGAAGAAAATTGTACCCGAATTTAAAAGTATGAACTCGGTATTTGAGACCCTTGATAATTAG
- a CDS encoding polysaccharide biosynthesis/export family protein, translating to MNFKFITKSAFLLISLVLLFSCASRKDIAYLQNVDSLQNSKEALNYEPKLQKDDMLSIIVSADQPELTIPFNMPQIQGNYQINENQDGIKTYLIDAYGFIEFPVVGKIKLAGLSRSEAVTKLQTSIKEYITNPTINLRILNYKVSVLGEVLKPGTIRINSERITLLEAISQAGDLTIYGKRDNILVIRESDGKMTYNRIDITNADFINSPFYYLSQNDVVLVEPNKTKMNSSVIGPNVTTIISALSLLGTILIILTR from the coding sequence ATGAATTTTAAATTTATAACAAAATCAGCTTTTTTATTGATTTCATTGGTATTGTTGTTTTCCTGTGCTTCTAGAAAAGACATTGCTTACCTTCAAAATGTAGATTCTCTTCAAAACAGCAAGGAAGCATTAAATTACGAGCCAAAATTACAAAAAGATGATATGTTAAGCATTATAGTTTCAGCCGATCAGCCAGAACTGACGATTCCATTTAACATGCCTCAAATACAAGGTAATTATCAAATTAACGAAAACCAAGATGGAATTAAAACTTATTTGATAGATGCTTATGGGTTTATTGAGTTTCCGGTAGTTGGTAAAATAAAATTAGCCGGACTTAGTCGCTCTGAAGCGGTTACTAAACTCCAAACATCTATAAAAGAATACATTACCAATCCGACAATTAATTTAAGGATTTTAAATTATAAAGTATCTGTTTTAGGAGAAGTGCTTAAACCGGGAACTATTAGGATTAACAGCGAGAGAATAACTCTTTTAGAAGCTATAAGTCAGGCCGGTGATTTGACTATTTATGGTAAAAGAGATAATATACTTGTCATCAGAGAATCAGACGGAAAAATGACTTATAATCGTATAGACATTACCAACGCTGATTTTATTAACTCTCCTTTTTATTATCTTTCTCAAAACGATGTTGTTTTAGTAGAACCTAATAAAACCAAGATGAACTCTTCAGTAATTGGTCCTAATGTTACCACTATAATATCAGCTTTATCGCTTTTAGGAACCATTTTAATCATTCTTACCCGATAA
- a CDS encoding polysaccharide biosynthesis tyrosine autokinase, translating to MQDQSSFRHAHKDDSLDLREQFDKYFKYWPWFIISVIVCVGVSFLYLRYTVPLYQASATILVKDEKKGSLESELSAFADLGLMKGMKSNVDNEIEIIKSRSIVKTAVKKLNFNIYYYTEGRVKVKELYEDRPIDVSFFESDDTFYTKRQSYVINSKTESTFELQTTEGKPINVFKYGSTIRLSNCKMVVIKRMLSSKLNNQDFSVTVSVNNIDNVVQGYKSRLTIAPLNDKSSVVELTLNDPVAKKAEDLLNTIIAIYNQDAIDDKNYISRNTQKFIDERLQFITKELGDVEKEGESYMTSNRLTNIASDADLFIQNSVDFEKALIETETQIKVVSSMLDYLNGSSQDDIIPSNLIPSDKNGSNSNAADLINQYNGFVIERNRIVNGGGTPKNSVVINLNNRIDDMRKSVKESLNRLIASLKIRRSDLQAQDNMLSGKISEIPKQTRELNVIGRQQKIKESLYLYLLQKREEVGISLAVTSPKAKLIDEAKFKNAPIFPKSNIILLIGFTLGLLIPFLIIYLIDLFDTKVKNRQDIENNTIIPFLGDIPKSDTEDEIISASSRSSSAEAIRIVRTNLEFMLNSVPENRAKTIFVTSTMPKEGKTFVAINLASTIALTGRKVLLIGLDIRNPKIDKYLNVPAKGLTNYIVKSGQKIDDFITKLDAFENLHVLPSGVIPPNPADLLLSPKVDEMFETLKQQYDYIVVDTAPVSLVTDTLLVAKHADAFVYIVRANYLDKRLLKIADSFYQEKKLPNMAILLNDTIWRKTYGYGYGYGYGYGTEEERKSWKGKLFKKK from the coding sequence ATGCAAGATCAATCTTCCTTTAGACATGCACACAAAGACGACAGTCTTGACCTCAGAGAACAGTTTGATAAGTATTTCAAGTATTGGCCTTGGTTTATTATTTCAGTGATTGTTTGCGTTGGGGTTTCTTTTTTGTATTTGAGATATACTGTGCCACTTTACCAAGCGAGTGCTACTATTTTAGTAAAAGATGAAAAGAAAGGGAGTTTAGAATCTGAATTATCTGCTTTTGCTGATTTGGGATTGATGAAAGGTATGAAAAGCAATGTCGATAATGAAATTGAAATTATAAAGTCGAGATCTATTGTTAAAACTGCGGTTAAGAAACTTAATTTTAATATTTACTATTATACCGAAGGTAGGGTTAAAGTAAAAGAACTCTATGAAGACAGACCTATAGATGTTTCTTTTTTTGAGTCGGATGATACTTTTTACACCAAAAGACAATCCTATGTAATCAATTCAAAGACGGAAAGCACTTTTGAATTGCAAACTACCGAAGGAAAGCCAATTAATGTTTTTAAGTATGGTTCAACCATAAGATTAAGCAACTGTAAGATGGTTGTAATCAAAAGAATGTTATCGTCTAAGTTAAATAATCAGGATTTCTCTGTGACGGTAAGTGTTAATAACATTGACAACGTTGTTCAGGGATATAAGAGCAGGCTGACTATTGCTCCTTTAAACGATAAATCGAGTGTTGTTGAGTTAACGTTAAATGATCCGGTTGCTAAAAAAGCCGAAGACTTACTTAATACCATTATTGCCATCTATAATCAAGATGCTATTGATGATAAGAATTATATTTCCAGAAATACCCAAAAGTTTATTGATGAACGACTACAGTTTATCACTAAAGAGCTTGGAGATGTTGAAAAAGAAGGAGAAAGTTATATGACTTCTAACAGATTGACCAACATTGCTTCTGATGCAGATTTGTTTATTCAAAATTCAGTCGATTTTGAAAAGGCTTTAATAGAAACCGAAACACAAATCAAAGTTGTATCGAGTATGTTGGATTATCTTAACGGCTCTTCACAAGACGATATCATACCTAGTAATCTTATTCCTTCAGACAAAAATGGCAGCAATAGCAATGCCGCCGATTTAATTAACCAATATAATGGTTTTGTAATCGAGAGAAACAGAATTGTTAACGGAGGTGGTACGCCCAAAAATAGTGTCGTAATCAATTTAAACAATAGAATTGATGATATGCGAAAAAGCGTTAAGGAGAGCCTGAATCGCTTGATTGCTTCTCTTAAAATTAGAAGGTCGGATTTACAAGCGCAGGATAATATGCTAAGCGGAAAAATTTCAGAAATTCCTAAGCAAACCAGAGAACTTAATGTCATTGGTAGACAACAAAAAATAAAAGAATCATTATATCTTTATTTGCTTCAAAAGAGAGAAGAAGTAGGTATTTCACTCGCGGTAACTTCACCAAAAGCCAAATTGATTGATGAGGCTAAATTCAAAAATGCCCCAATATTTCCTAAATCCAATATTATTTTATTGATTGGGTTTACTTTAGGTTTGCTCATTCCGTTTTTAATAATTTACTTAATTGATTTATTCGATACCAAAGTTAAAAACAGACAAGATATAGAGAACAACACCATAATTCCTTTTTTGGGTGATATCCCAAAATCAGATACGGAAGATGAAATTATCAGTGCATCCAGCCGTTCGAGTTCGGCTGAGGCCATTAGGATTGTGAGAACCAATTTGGAATTCATGTTGAATTCTGTTCCTGAAAATAGGGCTAAAACTATTTTTGTTACTTCAACTATGCCTAAAGAAGGGAAAACTTTCGTGGCTATTAATCTTGCCAGTACTATAGCGCTAACCGGAAGAAAGGTTTTACTTATAGGGCTTGATATTAGAAATCCGAAAATAGATAAGTATCTGAATGTTCCTGCTAAAGGGCTTACCAATTATATTGTTAAATCGGGACAAAAAATTGATGATTTTATCACCAAACTTGATGCGTTTGAAAATTTACATGTGTTACCTTCAGGGGTTATTCCGCCCAATCCTGCGGATTTGCTTTTGAGTCCTAAAGTGGATGAAATGTTCGAGACTTTGAAGCAACAATATGATTACATAGTGGTTGATACCGCTCCGGTAAGTTTGGTTACCGATACCTTGTTGGTTGCGAAACACGCAGATGCTTTTGTCTACATTGTCAGAGCAAATTATCTTGACAAACGATTGTTAAAAATTGCTGATAGTTTTTATCAGGAAAAGAAATTGCCTAATATGGCTATTCTACTTAACGATACCATTTGGAGAAAAACTTACGGCTATGGTTACGGTTACGGTTATGGCTATGGAACTGAAGAAGAAAGAAAATCTTGGAAAGGTAAGTTATTTAAGAAAAAATAA
- a CDS encoding tyrosine-protein phosphatase: MIHLFKQKPILCDLIPNNHIDIHSHLLPGIDDGATSLENSISLINQMNEIGFKNIITTPHIIESVWNNSESSITEKHQEISNAVQEKCEIASFNVAVEYMMDDSFVKRLGTEKLLTIKDNYILVEMSYLSPPIQLYDIIFEIQLAGYKPILAHPERYQFYHENFKEYSKLKKAGCLFQLNLLSTVDYYGKNVRLVTEKLLTNDYFDFVGSDIHHQNHVNAFKNKVKLKSLPQLEKAIHNNLFFLK; this comes from the coding sequence TTGATTCACCTTTTCAAACAAAAACCTATTTTATGTGATTTAATCCCAAACAATCACATTGATATTCATTCGCATTTACTTCCGGGAATAGATGATGGAGCCACTAGTCTTGAAAACAGTATTTCTTTAATCAATCAAATGAATGAAATAGGCTTCAAAAACATCATCACGACACCTCATATCATTGAAAGTGTATGGAACAACAGCGAAAGTTCGATTACAGAAAAACACCAAGAAATCTCAAATGCTGTTCAAGAAAAATGTGAAATAGCCTCTTTTAATGTGGCTGTGGAATACATGATGGACGATAGTTTCGTGAAAAGACTAGGCACAGAAAAATTACTGACAATAAAAGACAACTATATCTTAGTAGAAATGTCCTATTTGAGTCCGCCAATCCAGTTATACGATATCATATTTGAAATTCAATTAGCAGGTTACAAACCTATTTTGGCTCATCCGGAACGTTATCAATTTTACCATGAAAATTTCAAGGAATACAGCAAACTAAAAAAAGCAGGTTGTTTATTTCAGCTAAACCTCTTATCAACTGTTGATTATTACGGCAAAAATGTAAGATTGGTGACTGAAAAGTTGTTAACCAATGACTACTTCGATTTTGTCGGAAGTGATATTCACCATCAAAATCACGTAAATGCCTTTAAGAACAAAGTAAAATTAAAAAGCCTTCCCCAATTAGAGAAGGCAATCCATAATAATTTATTTTTTCTTAAATAA
- a CDS encoding ABC transporter permease, protein MKNDNQSQDWDLVIKGHTSLFDIKFRDLWHYRDLLLMFVKRDFVSFYKQTILGPLWFFIQPIFTTLVFTFVFGNLAGISSDGLPQQLFYLAGITSWNYFSDCLTKTSTVFRDNANIFGKVYFPRLIMPLSIVVSNLVRFGVQLLLLFVLMGYFYLNPEEGTDFHISNGILLFPFLVILMALLGLGLGLIITAVTTKYKDLTFLVTFGVQLLMYSTTVIYPLSYAKEKGYGDIVALNPMTGIIEAFRFAFLGKGEFTISSIGYSTIVTLVILFLGIIIFNKTEKNFVDTI, encoded by the coding sequence ATGAAAAACGATAATCAGTCTCAAGATTGGGATTTAGTAATTAAAGGGCATACTTCGCTTTTTGATATTAAATTCAGAGATCTTTGGCATTATAGAGATTTGTTATTGATGTTTGTTAAGCGAGACTTTGTTAGTTTTTACAAGCAAACTATATTAGGCCCGTTGTGGTTTTTTATTCAACCTATTTTTACAACCTTAGTTTTTACCTTTGTTTTTGGGAATCTTGCCGGAATCAGCTCAGACGGTTTGCCACAACAATTGTTTTATTTGGCCGGAATTACCTCATGGAATTATTTTTCTGATTGCTTAACTAAAACCAGTACTGTTTTTAGAGACAATGCCAATATTTTTGGTAAAGTATACTTTCCAAGATTAATCATGCCGTTGAGTATAGTAGTCAGTAACTTGGTGCGTTTTGGCGTTCAATTACTATTGTTGTTTGTGCTGATGGGTTATTTTTATCTCAATCCGGAAGAAGGAACTGATTTTCACATTAGTAATGGGATATTGTTGTTCCCCTTTTTAGTCATTTTAATGGCACTTTTGGGATTGGGCTTAGGGCTTATTATTACTGCGGTGACTACAAAGTATAAAGATTTAACGTTCTTGGTTACCTTTGGTGTGCAATTGTTAATGTATTCCACTACCGTGATTTATCCGTTGAGTTATGCCAAAGAAAAAGGATATGGTGATATCGTAGCCTTAAATCCAATGACAGGTATTATTGAAGCCTTTCGCTTTGCTTTTTTAGGAAAAGGAGAATTTACGATTTCCAGTATTGGGTATTCGACTATAGTTACATTGGTCATCCTTTTTCTGGGTATTATTATTTTTAATAAAACCGAAAAGAATTTCGTAGACACTATCTAG
- a CDS encoding ABC transporter ATP-binding protein, whose product MSQTVIQVKDLSKAYQIGQIGTGTISRDIERFWLTKVMGKEDPFLKIGETNDRSIKGISDIVWSLRDINFQINQGDAVGIIGKNGAGKSTLLKLLSRVTSPTTGEIKIKGRIASLLEVGTGFHPELSGRENIYLNGAILGMRKKEITRKLDEIIDFSGVERYIDTPVKRYSSGMYVRLAFAVAAHLESEILIVDEVLAVGDAEFQKKCLGKMGDISKGQGRTVLFVSHNMAAVKSLCQRGIVLENGLVIKDDTVENAVATYLTGNFGIQNHKIFSSEYDKQDFTLHELGVNPVGKTPNAILDEYQSIEFNMLFTLKHSAKNLHVTYVLNNEYGETLFTFSHSNSGSKLKQGLNKINCKLPEGFLNIGSYYLTFYVIENSKTTLFVEKDILTFTIQEGERPIGSWMGKEPGFIKPKFQWTIE is encoded by the coding sequence ATGAGCCAAACTGTTATACAAGTTAAAGATTTATCCAAAGCCTATCAAATAGGGCAAATTGGAACCGGAACCATTTCAAGGGATATCGAGCGGTTTTGGTTAACCAAAGTGATGGGTAAAGAAGATCCTTTTTTAAAAATTGGGGAAACCAATGACAGAAGTATTAAAGGGATTAGTGATATCGTTTGGTCATTAAGAGATATAAATTTCCAAATCAACCAAGGCGATGCCGTCGGTATAATAGGGAAAAATGGTGCCGGAAAAAGTACTTTACTAAAACTGTTGTCCCGAGTGACCAGTCCGACTACGGGCGAAATCAAAATCAAAGGAAGAATTGCCAGTCTGCTTGAAGTAGGAACCGGTTTTCATCCCGAGTTGTCAGGAAGAGAAAACATTTATTTGAACGGCGCTATTCTCGGAATGCGCAAAAAAGAAATCACTCGCAAACTTGATGAAATTATCGACTTTTCTGGAGTTGAAAGGTATATTGATACTCCGGTGAAAAGGTATTCTTCGGGGATGTATGTGCGTTTGGCATTTGCTGTAGCCGCACATCTTGAAAGTGAAATTCTGATTGTTGATGAAGTACTTGCAGTAGGTGATGCCGAGTTTCAGAAGAAATGTTTGGGTAAAATGGGCGACATCAGTAAAGGACAAGGAAGAACCGTGTTGTTTGTGAGTCATAATATGGCAGCAGTAAAGAGTTTATGTCAAAGAGGCATTGTTTTGGAAAACGGTTTGGTTATAAAAGATGATACGGTAGAAAATGCAGTAGCTACTTATCTTACCGGTAATTTCGGAATACAAAACCATAAAATATTCAGTAGTGAATATGATAAACAAGATTTTACACTGCACGAGTTAGGCGTAAATCCAGTAGGAAAAACACCAAATGCCATATTGGATGAATATCAAAGTATAGAGTTCAATATGTTGTTTACGTTAAAACACAGCGCTAAGAATTTGCATGTGACTTATGTTTTAAATAATGAATACGGAGAAACTTTATTTACCTTTTCACACAGTAACAGCGGATCAAAACTAAAACAAGGGTTGAATAAAATTAATTGTAAATTACCGGAAGGGTTTCTAAATATTGGGTCTTATTATTTGACTTTTTATGTTATAGAGAATTCCAAAACCACTTTATTTGTAGAAAAGGACATTCTAACCTTTACCATTCAAGAAGGAGAAAGACCTATTGGCTCATGGATGGGCAAAGAACCCGGATTTATAAAACCAAAATTTCAATGGACTATTGAATAA
- a CDS encoding FkbM family methyltransferase yields the protein MIKKIVRKLILKRGFEVKKVSTHSKLSDVNSKDFLLHNFYNILKSFHFYPKHIVDVGANHGAWTRETLNYFPDAVYTLVEPQYWLQSSLQDILDRKSNVSFYPFGAGEQSGSFEFTILDRDDSCSFQYSKEQAAEMGLKQITLPIITLNELLSDNKLPIPDIIKIDAEGLDIEVLKGASNYLGKTEIIMVEASVVNKLYDNSFLKIVNFMDEKGYRLFEITDLNRPFNLKVLWLVEIVFVLKNGVIDNQVIPKV from the coding sequence ATGATCAAGAAAATAGTTAGAAAATTAATCTTAAAACGCGGATTTGAGGTCAAGAAAGTCAGTACCCATTCAAAGCTTTCTGATGTCAATAGTAAAGATTTTCTTTTGCATAATTTTTACAATATTTTAAAATCGTTCCATTTTTATCCCAAACATATTGTTGATGTTGGAGCTAATCACGGCGCGTGGACCAGAGAAACTTTGAATTATTTTCCCGATGCTGTCTATACTTTAGTGGAACCGCAATATTGGTTACAAAGTTCGCTTCAAGATATTTTAGACCGCAAAAGTAATGTTAGCTTTTATCCTTTTGGAGCCGGCGAACAATCTGGTTCGTTTGAATTTACTATTTTGGACAGAGATGACAGTTGTTCGTTTCAATATTCAAAAGAGCAAGCAGCAGAAATGGGTTTAAAGCAAATTACATTACCCATTATTACTTTAAACGAATTGCTTTCAGATAACAAGTTACCCATTCCGGATATCATTAAAATAGATGCAGAAGGATTGGATATTGAAGTTTTAAAAGGAGCGAGTAATTATCTTGGAAAAACCGAGATTATCATGGTTGAAGCCAGTGTTGTTAATAAATTATATGACAACAGTTTTCTTAAAATAGTTAACTTTATGGATGAGAAAGGCTACCGTCTTTTTGAAATAACAGATTTAAATCGACCTTTTAATCTTAAAGTTTTGTGGTTGGTTGAAATAGTTTTTGTTTTAAAGAACGGCGTCATCGACAATCAAGTTATACCTAAAGTTTAA